In Meriones unguiculatus strain TT.TT164.6M chromosome 17, Bangor_MerUng_6.1, whole genome shotgun sequence, a single window of DNA contains:
- the Arhgap9 gene encoding rho GTPase-activating protein 9 isoform X1: MCRSVSMASLKPCFLTPLEEGPRESSLSKDCWMTEASANMKPGSMEQTEPLGRDSGAPQPQEQLHPQRTIGGCGWSRVAHRQCSYLSQEEKSGLLNMTKIAQGGRKLRKNWGPAWVVLTGNSLVFYRERPPQSAPSQGWAPAGSRPESSVDLRGAALANGRHLSSRRNVLHIRTIPGHEFLLQSDEETELRAWHRALRAVIERLDRENPLELRLSGSGPAELAELSAGEEDELESEPVSKSLMRLSSRRTSSRCTEGTEQKNRVRSKLKRLIAKRPTLQSLQERGLLRDQVFGCQLESLCQREGDTVPSFVRLCVEAVDKKGLEVDGIYRVSGNLAVVQKLRFLVDRERAVTSDGRYMFPEQPGQEGKLDLDNAEWDDIHVVTGALKLFLRELPQPLVPLPLLPHFRDALELSEPEQCLSKIQKLIDSLPRPNRDTLQYILEHLCRVIAHSDKNRMTAHNLGIVFGPTLFRPEQEAMDMTAHVVYPGQLTQLMLDNFASIFT; encoded by the exons ATGTGCAGAAGTGTGAGCATGGCCAGTTTGAAGCCCTGCTTCCTGACACCCCTCGAGGAAGGGCCAAGAGAAAGCTCTCTCTCCAAGGACTGCTGGATGACAGAGGCCAGCGCGAACATG AAACCTGGCTCCATGGAGCAGACAGAGCCTTTGGGCAGGGACAGTGGTGCCCCACAACCTCAGGAACAGCTCCATCCGCAG AGAACCATTGGCGGCTGTGGGTGGTCCCGGGTGGCTCACAGGCAGTGCTCATACCTTTCCCAGGAGGAAAAATCAGGCCTACTCAACATGACCAAGATTGCTCAAGGAGGGCGCAAACTCAG gAAGAACTGGGGCCCTGCTTGGGTGGTGTTAACTGGTAACAGCCTTGTGTTCTACCGAGAACGGCCGCCGCAGTCTGCACCCTCCCAAGGCTGG GCGCCAGCGGGGAGCCGGCCGGAGAGCAGCGTGGACCTGCGCGGCGCGGCCCTGGCCAACGGGCGCCACCTGTCCAGCCGCCGAAACGTCCTGCAC ATCCGGACCATCCCCGGCCACGAGTTCCTGCTGCAGTCCGACGAGGAGACGGAGCTGCGGGCCTGGCACCGCGCGCTGCGGGCGGTCATCGAGCGCCTG GATCGGGAGAACCCGCTGGAGCTGCGTCTGTCGGGCTCCGGACCCGCGGAGCTGGCGGAGCTGAGCGCTGGTGAGGAAGACGAGTTGGAGTCGGAGCCGGTGTCCAAGTCACTGATGCGGCTCAGCAGCCGCCGAACTTCCA GTCGGTGTACAGAGGGGACTGAGCAGAAGAACCGCGTGCGGAGCAAGCTAAAGCGGCTGATCGCCAAGAGGCCAACCTTGCAGAGCCTTCAGGAGCGGGGTCTGCTGCGAG ACCAGGTGTTTGGTTGCCAGCTGGAATCACTGTGCCAACGGGAAGGggacactgtgcccagctttgtCCGGCTCTGTGTTGAGGCGGTGGATAAAAAAG GTCTAGAGGTGGATGGCATTTACCGGGTGAGTGGGAACCTGGCAGTGGTCCAGAAACTTCGCTTCCTGGTAGACAGAG AACGAGCAGTAACCTCTGATGGGAGATATATGTTCCCGGAACAGCCAGGACAAG AAGGCAAATTAGATTTAGACAATGCTGAATGGGATGATATCCATGTGGTCACTGGAGCCTTGAAGCTCTTCCTTCGTGAGCTGCCGCAGCCCTTGGTGCCTCTGCCACTGCTGCCTCATTTTCGAGATGCCCTTG AACTCTCTGAACCAGAGCAGTGCCTTTCTAAAATACAGAAATTAATAGACTCACTGCCAAGGCCCAACCGAGACACGCTGCAGTACATCCTGGAGCACCTGTGCAG GGTGATAGCACACTCTGATAAGAACCGCATGACTGCCCACAATCTGGGAATTGTGTTTGGACCCACGCTGTTTCGACCTGAGCAGGAGGCCATGGACATGACAGCTCATGTGGTCTACCCTGGGCAGCTGACTCAGCTGATGCTCGACAACTTTGCCAGCATCTTCACCTGA
- the Arhgap9 gene encoding rho GTPase-activating protein 9 isoform X3, protein MEQTEPLGRDSGAPQPQEQLHPQEEKSGLLNMTKIAQGGRKLRKNWGPAWVVLTGNSLVFYRERPPQSAPSQGWAPAGSRPESSVDLRGAALANGRHLSSRRNVLHIRTIPGHEFLLQSDEETELRAWHRALRAVIERLDRENPLELRLSGSGPAELAELSAGEEDELESEPVSKSLMRLSSRRTSSRCTEGTEQKNRVRSKLKRLIAKRPTLQSLQERGLLRDQVFGCQLESLCQREGDTVPSFVRLCVEAVDKKGLEVDGIYRVSGNLAVVQKLRFLVDRERAVTSDGRYMFPEQPGQEGKLDLDNAEWDDIHVVTGALKLFLRELPQPLVPLPLLPHFRDALELSEPEQCLSKIQKLIDSLPRPNRDTLQYILEHLCRVIAHSDKNRMTAHNLGIVFGPTLFRPEQEAMDMTAHVVYPGQLTQLMLDNFASIFT, encoded by the exons ATGGAGCAGACAGAGCCTTTGGGCAGGGACAGTGGTGCCCCACAACCTCAGGAACAGCTCCATCCGCAG GAGGAAAAATCAGGCCTACTCAACATGACCAAGATTGCTCAAGGAGGGCGCAAACTCAG gAAGAACTGGGGCCCTGCTTGGGTGGTGTTAACTGGTAACAGCCTTGTGTTCTACCGAGAACGGCCGCCGCAGTCTGCACCCTCCCAAGGCTGG GCGCCAGCGGGGAGCCGGCCGGAGAGCAGCGTGGACCTGCGCGGCGCGGCCCTGGCCAACGGGCGCCACCTGTCCAGCCGCCGAAACGTCCTGCAC ATCCGGACCATCCCCGGCCACGAGTTCCTGCTGCAGTCCGACGAGGAGACGGAGCTGCGGGCCTGGCACCGCGCGCTGCGGGCGGTCATCGAGCGCCTG GATCGGGAGAACCCGCTGGAGCTGCGTCTGTCGGGCTCCGGACCCGCGGAGCTGGCGGAGCTGAGCGCTGGTGAGGAAGACGAGTTGGAGTCGGAGCCGGTGTCCAAGTCACTGATGCGGCTCAGCAGCCGCCGAACTTCCA GTCGGTGTACAGAGGGGACTGAGCAGAAGAACCGCGTGCGGAGCAAGCTAAAGCGGCTGATCGCCAAGAGGCCAACCTTGCAGAGCCTTCAGGAGCGGGGTCTGCTGCGAG ACCAGGTGTTTGGTTGCCAGCTGGAATCACTGTGCCAACGGGAAGGggacactgtgcccagctttgtCCGGCTCTGTGTTGAGGCGGTGGATAAAAAAG GTCTAGAGGTGGATGGCATTTACCGGGTGAGTGGGAACCTGGCAGTGGTCCAGAAACTTCGCTTCCTGGTAGACAGAG AACGAGCAGTAACCTCTGATGGGAGATATATGTTCCCGGAACAGCCAGGACAAG AAGGCAAATTAGATTTAGACAATGCTGAATGGGATGATATCCATGTGGTCACTGGAGCCTTGAAGCTCTTCCTTCGTGAGCTGCCGCAGCCCTTGGTGCCTCTGCCACTGCTGCCTCATTTTCGAGATGCCCTTG AACTCTCTGAACCAGAGCAGTGCCTTTCTAAAATACAGAAATTAATAGACTCACTGCCAAGGCCCAACCGAGACACGCTGCAGTACATCCTGGAGCACCTGTGCAG GGTGATAGCACACTCTGATAAGAACCGCATGACTGCCCACAATCTGGGAATTGTGTTTGGACCCACGCTGTTTCGACCTGAGCAGGAGGCCATGGACATGACAGCTCATGTGGTCTACCCTGGGCAGCTGACTCAGCTGATGCTCGACAACTTTGCCAGCATCTTCACCTGA
- the Arhgap9 gene encoding rho GTPase-activating protein 9 isoform X2, which yields MEQTEPLGRDSGAPQPQEQLHPQRTIGGCGWSRVAHRQCSYLSQEEKSGLLNMTKIAQGGRKLRKNWGPAWVVLTGNSLVFYRERPPQSAPSQGWAPAGSRPESSVDLRGAALANGRHLSSRRNVLHIRTIPGHEFLLQSDEETELRAWHRALRAVIERLDRENPLELRLSGSGPAELAELSAGEEDELESEPVSKSLMRLSSRRTSSRCTEGTEQKNRVRSKLKRLIAKRPTLQSLQERGLLRDQVFGCQLESLCQREGDTVPSFVRLCVEAVDKKGLEVDGIYRVSGNLAVVQKLRFLVDRERAVTSDGRYMFPEQPGQEGKLDLDNAEWDDIHVVTGALKLFLRELPQPLVPLPLLPHFRDALELSEPEQCLSKIQKLIDSLPRPNRDTLQYILEHLCRVIAHSDKNRMTAHNLGIVFGPTLFRPEQEAMDMTAHVVYPGQLTQLMLDNFASIFT from the exons ATGGAGCAGACAGAGCCTTTGGGCAGGGACAGTGGTGCCCCACAACCTCAGGAACAGCTCCATCCGCAG AGAACCATTGGCGGCTGTGGGTGGTCCCGGGTGGCTCACAGGCAGTGCTCATACCTTTCCCAGGAGGAAAAATCAGGCCTACTCAACATGACCAAGATTGCTCAAGGAGGGCGCAAACTCAG gAAGAACTGGGGCCCTGCTTGGGTGGTGTTAACTGGTAACAGCCTTGTGTTCTACCGAGAACGGCCGCCGCAGTCTGCACCCTCCCAAGGCTGG GCGCCAGCGGGGAGCCGGCCGGAGAGCAGCGTGGACCTGCGCGGCGCGGCCCTGGCCAACGGGCGCCACCTGTCCAGCCGCCGAAACGTCCTGCAC ATCCGGACCATCCCCGGCCACGAGTTCCTGCTGCAGTCCGACGAGGAGACGGAGCTGCGGGCCTGGCACCGCGCGCTGCGGGCGGTCATCGAGCGCCTG GATCGGGAGAACCCGCTGGAGCTGCGTCTGTCGGGCTCCGGACCCGCGGAGCTGGCGGAGCTGAGCGCTGGTGAGGAAGACGAGTTGGAGTCGGAGCCGGTGTCCAAGTCACTGATGCGGCTCAGCAGCCGCCGAACTTCCA GTCGGTGTACAGAGGGGACTGAGCAGAAGAACCGCGTGCGGAGCAAGCTAAAGCGGCTGATCGCCAAGAGGCCAACCTTGCAGAGCCTTCAGGAGCGGGGTCTGCTGCGAG ACCAGGTGTTTGGTTGCCAGCTGGAATCACTGTGCCAACGGGAAGGggacactgtgcccagctttgtCCGGCTCTGTGTTGAGGCGGTGGATAAAAAAG GTCTAGAGGTGGATGGCATTTACCGGGTGAGTGGGAACCTGGCAGTGGTCCAGAAACTTCGCTTCCTGGTAGACAGAG AACGAGCAGTAACCTCTGATGGGAGATATATGTTCCCGGAACAGCCAGGACAAG AAGGCAAATTAGATTTAGACAATGCTGAATGGGATGATATCCATGTGGTCACTGGAGCCTTGAAGCTCTTCCTTCGTGAGCTGCCGCAGCCCTTGGTGCCTCTGCCACTGCTGCCTCATTTTCGAGATGCCCTTG AACTCTCTGAACCAGAGCAGTGCCTTTCTAAAATACAGAAATTAATAGACTCACTGCCAAGGCCCAACCGAGACACGCTGCAGTACATCCTGGAGCACCTGTGCAG GGTGATAGCACACTCTGATAAGAACCGCATGACTGCCCACAATCTGGGAATTGTGTTTGGACCCACGCTGTTTCGACCTGAGCAGGAGGCCATGGACATGACAGCTCATGTGGTCTACCCTGGGCAGCTGACTCAGCTGATGCTCGACAACTTTGCCAGCATCTTCACCTGA
- the Mars1 gene encoding methionine--tRNA ligase, cytoplasmic isoform X2, with protein MRLFVSEGSPGSLPVLAAAAKARGRAELLISNVGPEECVVPFLTQPKVPALQLESGNYLFSASAICRYFFLLSGWDQDDLTNQWLEWEATELQPVLSAALHCLVVQGKKGEDVLGPLRRALTHIDHSLSRQNCPFLAGDTESLADIVLWGALYPLLQDPAYLPEELSSLQSWFHTLSTQEPCQRAAETVLKQQGVLALRPYLQKQPQPQARPSEGRPVSNEPEEEELATLSEEDIIIAVNAWEKGLDSLPPLQPQQYPVLPVAGERNVLITSALPYVNNVPHLGNIIGCVLSADVFARYSRLRQWNTLYVCGTDEYGTATETKAMEEGLTPQEICDKYHAIHADIYRWFNISFDTFGRTTTPQQTKISQDIFQRLLTRGFVLQDTVEQLRCEQCARFLADRFVEGVCPFCGYEEARGDQCDKCGKLINAIELKKPQCKVCRSHPVVESSQHLFLDLPKLEKRLEDWLGRTLPGSDWTPNARFITRSWLRDGLKARCITRDLKWGTPVPLEGFEDKVFYVWFDAPIGYLSITANYTDQWERWWKNPEQVDLYQFMAKDNVPFHGIIFPCSALGAEDNYTLVKHLIATEYLNYEDGKFSKSRGVGVFGDMAQDTGIPADIWRFYLLYIRPEGQDSAFSWTDMLTKNNSELLNNLGNFINRAGMFVSKFFGGCVPDMVLTQDDRRMLAHISWELQHYHQLLDKVRIRDALRRILTISRHGNQYIQVNEPWKRIKGGEVDRQRAGTVTGVAVNIAALLSVMLHPYMPTVSSTIQTQLQLPLPACRVLLTHFTCTLPAGHRIGTVSPLFQKLENDQIENLRQRFGGGQAKGPPRPVVVEPVTAPGPLQTQMLMDEVTRQGNIVRELKAQKADKNQVAAEVAKLLDLKKQLALAEGKPIETSKGKKKK; from the exons ATGAGGCTGTTCGTGAGCGAGGGCTCCCCGGGCAGCCTGCCGGTGTTGGCTGCAGCCGCCAAGGCCCGGGGCCGAGCGGAGCTGCTCATCAGCAACGTGGGCCCCGAAG AGTGCGTGGTGCCGTTCCTGACGCAGCCGAAGGTCCCTGCCTTGCAGCTGGAGAGCGGTAACTACCTCTTCTCTGCCAGTGCAATCTGCCG ATATTTTTTCCTGTTATCTGGCTGGGACCAGGATGATCTTACCAATCAGTGGCTGGAATGGGAAGCAACGGAGCTGCAG CCGGTTTTGTCTGCTGCCCTACACTGCTTAGTGGTTCAAGGCAAGAAAGGAGAAGATGTACTTGGCCCACTTCGGAGAGCCCTGACTCACATTGATCACAGCTTGAGTCGTCAGAACTGTCCTTTCCTGGCTGGG GACACAGAATCTCTAGCTGACATCGTTTTGTGGGGAGCACTATATCCATTGCTGCAAGACCCAGCTTACCTCCCTG AGGAGTTGAGCTCCCTACAAAGCTGGTTCCATACGCTGAGTACTCAGGAGCCATGTCAAAGAGCTGCAGAAACTGTGCTGAAACAGCAGGGTGTCCTCGCACTACGGCCCTACCTCCAAAAACAGCCCCAGCCTCAGGCACGCCCTTCTGAGGGGAGACCTGTCAGCAATGAACCTGAG GAGGAGGAGCTGGCTACTCTGTCTGAGGAAGACATCATCATAGCTGTGAATGCTTGGGAGAAGGGCCTGGATAGCTTACCCCCACTTCAGCCCCAGCAGTATCCAGT GTTGCCTGTTGCTGGAGAACGGAATGTGCTCATTACGAGTGCCCTCCCTTATGTCAACAATGTCCCCCATCTTGGAAACATCATTGGTTGTGTGCTCAGTGCTGATGTCTTTGCAAG GTACTCTCGTCTTCGCCAGTGGAATACCCTGTATGTGTGTGGAACGGATGAGTATGGTACAGCGACAGAGACCAAGGCTATGGAAGAGGGTCTGACCCCACAGGAAATCTGTGACAAATATCATGCCATCCACGCCGACATCTACCGCTGGTTTAACATCTCATTTGATACTTTCGGTCGCACCACCACTCCACAGCAGACGAA GATCTCCCAGGACATCTTCCAGAGGTTGCTGACACGGGGTTTTGTGCTTCAAGATACTGTAGAGCAGCTGAGGTGTGAGCAGTGTGCACGCTTCTTGGCTGACCGCTTTGTGGAGGGAGTGTGTCCCTTCTGTGGCTATGAAGAGGCCCGGGGTGACCAGTGTGACAAGTGTGGCAAGCTCATCAATGCCATTGAGCTCAAG AAACCTCAGTGCAAAGTCTGCCGCTCGCACCCTGTGGTGGAGTCCTCTCAGCACTTGTTTCTGGACTTGCCTAAG TTGGAAAAGCGACTGGAGGACTGGCTGGGGAGGACATTGCCTGGCAGTGACTGGACACCAAATGCTCGGTTTATTACTCGTTCTTGGCTTCGAGATGGCCTCAAGGCACGATGCATAACCAGAGACCTCAAATGGGGAACTCCTGTGCCCTTAGAAGGTTTTGAGGACAAG GTATTTTATGTCTGGTTTGATGCTCCTATTGGCTATCTGTCTATCACAGCCAACTATACAGACCAATGGGAGAGATGGTGGAAGAATCCAGAACAA GTTGACCTTTACCAGTTCATGGCCAAAGACAACGTGCCCTTCCACGGCATAATTTTTCCTTGTTCAGCCCTAGGAGCTGAGGACAACTACACGTTAGTCAAGCATCTCATTGCTACAG AGTACCTGAATTACGAGGATGGGAAGTTCTCTAAGAGCCGGGGGGTAGGAGTGTTTGGAGACATGGCCCAGGATACGGGGATCCCTGCTGACATCTGGCGCTTTTATCTGCTGTACATTCGGCCTGAGGGCCAGGACAGTGCCTTCTCCTGGACAGACATGCTGACTAAAAACAATTCTGAGTTGCTTAACAACCTGGGCAACTTCATCAACAG AGCTGGCATGTTTGTGTCTAAGTTTTTTGGGGGCTGTGTGCCTGACATGGTGTTAACCCAGGATGACAGACGCATGCTGGCCCATATCTCCTGGGAACTCCAGCACTATCACCAGCTGCTGGATAAGGTTCG gatCCGGGACGCCTTACGCCGTATCCTTACCATATCTCGGCATGGCAACCAATATATTCAAGTGAATGAGCCTTGGAAACGGATTAAAGGTGGTGAGGTGGACAG gcAGCGGGCAGGCACAGTGACAGGCGTGGCAGTGAACATAGCTGCCCTGCTCTCTGTCATGCTCCATCCTTACATGCCCACGGTCAGCTCCACCATCCAGACCCAGCTCCAGCTTCCACTTCCAGCCTGCCGCGTCCTCCTCACACACTTCACCTGTACCTTACCAGCAGGTCACCGGATTGGCACA GTCAGTCCTTTGTTTCAAAAACTGGAAAATGACCAGATTGAAAATTTGAGGCAGCGCTTTGGAGGGGGCCAG GCTAAAGGACCCCCCAGGCCAGTAGTTGTGGAGCCAGTTACAGCACCGGGGCCACTGCAGACACAGATGCTGATGGATGAGGTGACCAGACAG GGCAACATTGTCCGGGAACTGAAAGCACAAAAGGCAGACAAGAACCAGGTTGCTGCAGAGGTGGCTAAACTCTTGGACCTCAAGAAACAGCTGGCTTTGGCTGAGGGGAAACCCATTGAAACTTCTAAAGgcaagaagaaaaagtga
- the Mars1 gene encoding methionine--tRNA ligase, cytoplasmic isoform X1 has protein sequence MRLFVSEGSPGSLPVLAAAAKARGRAELLISNVGPEECVVPFLTQPKVPALQLESGNYLFSASAICRYFFLLSGWDQDDLTNQWLEWEATELQPVLSAALHCLVVQGKKGEDVLGPLRRALTHIDHSLSRQNCPFLAGDTESLADIVLWGALYPLLQDPAYLPEELSSLQSWFHTLSTQEPCQRAAETVLKQQGVLALRPYLQKQPQPQARPSEGRPVSNEPEEEELATLSEEDIIIAVNAWEKGLDSLPPLQPQQYPVLPVAGERNVLITSALPYVNNVPHLGNIIGCVLSADVFARYSRLRQWNTLYVCGTDEYGTATETKAMEEGLTPQEICDKYHAIHADIYRWFNISFDTFGRTTTPQQTKISQDIFQRLLTRGFVLQDTVEQLRCEQCARFLADRFVEGVCPFCGYEEARGDQCDKCGKLINAIELKKPQCKVCRSHPVVESSQHLFLDLPKLEKRLEDWLGRTLPGSDWTPNARFITRSWLRDGLKARCITRDLKWGTPVPLEGFEDKVFYVWFDAPIGYLSITANYTDQWERWWKNPEQVDLYQFMAKDNVPFHGIIFPCSALGAEDNYTLVKHLIATEYLNYEDGKFSKSRGVGVFGDMAQDTGIPADIWRFYLLYIRPEGQDSAFSWTDMLTKNNSELLNNLGNFINRAGMFVSKFFGGCVPDMVLTQDDRRMLAHISWELQHYHQLLDKVRIRDALRRILTISRHGNQYIQVNEPWKRIKGGEVDRQRAGTVTGVAVNIAALLSVMLHPYMPTVSSTIQTQLQLPLPACRVLLTHFTCTLPAGHRIGTVSPLFQKLENDQIENLRQRFGGGQLEETLELKAKGPPRPVVVEPVTAPGPLQTQMLMDEVTRQGNIVRELKAQKADKNQVAAEVAKLLDLKKQLALAEGKPIETSKGKKKK, from the exons ATGAGGCTGTTCGTGAGCGAGGGCTCCCCGGGCAGCCTGCCGGTGTTGGCTGCAGCCGCCAAGGCCCGGGGCCGAGCGGAGCTGCTCATCAGCAACGTGGGCCCCGAAG AGTGCGTGGTGCCGTTCCTGACGCAGCCGAAGGTCCCTGCCTTGCAGCTGGAGAGCGGTAACTACCTCTTCTCTGCCAGTGCAATCTGCCG ATATTTTTTCCTGTTATCTGGCTGGGACCAGGATGATCTTACCAATCAGTGGCTGGAATGGGAAGCAACGGAGCTGCAG CCGGTTTTGTCTGCTGCCCTACACTGCTTAGTGGTTCAAGGCAAGAAAGGAGAAGATGTACTTGGCCCACTTCGGAGAGCCCTGACTCACATTGATCACAGCTTGAGTCGTCAGAACTGTCCTTTCCTGGCTGGG GACACAGAATCTCTAGCTGACATCGTTTTGTGGGGAGCACTATATCCATTGCTGCAAGACCCAGCTTACCTCCCTG AGGAGTTGAGCTCCCTACAAAGCTGGTTCCATACGCTGAGTACTCAGGAGCCATGTCAAAGAGCTGCAGAAACTGTGCTGAAACAGCAGGGTGTCCTCGCACTACGGCCCTACCTCCAAAAACAGCCCCAGCCTCAGGCACGCCCTTCTGAGGGGAGACCTGTCAGCAATGAACCTGAG GAGGAGGAGCTGGCTACTCTGTCTGAGGAAGACATCATCATAGCTGTGAATGCTTGGGAGAAGGGCCTGGATAGCTTACCCCCACTTCAGCCCCAGCAGTATCCAGT GTTGCCTGTTGCTGGAGAACGGAATGTGCTCATTACGAGTGCCCTCCCTTATGTCAACAATGTCCCCCATCTTGGAAACATCATTGGTTGTGTGCTCAGTGCTGATGTCTTTGCAAG GTACTCTCGTCTTCGCCAGTGGAATACCCTGTATGTGTGTGGAACGGATGAGTATGGTACAGCGACAGAGACCAAGGCTATGGAAGAGGGTCTGACCCCACAGGAAATCTGTGACAAATATCATGCCATCCACGCCGACATCTACCGCTGGTTTAACATCTCATTTGATACTTTCGGTCGCACCACCACTCCACAGCAGACGAA GATCTCCCAGGACATCTTCCAGAGGTTGCTGACACGGGGTTTTGTGCTTCAAGATACTGTAGAGCAGCTGAGGTGTGAGCAGTGTGCACGCTTCTTGGCTGACCGCTTTGTGGAGGGAGTGTGTCCCTTCTGTGGCTATGAAGAGGCCCGGGGTGACCAGTGTGACAAGTGTGGCAAGCTCATCAATGCCATTGAGCTCAAG AAACCTCAGTGCAAAGTCTGCCGCTCGCACCCTGTGGTGGAGTCCTCTCAGCACTTGTTTCTGGACTTGCCTAAG TTGGAAAAGCGACTGGAGGACTGGCTGGGGAGGACATTGCCTGGCAGTGACTGGACACCAAATGCTCGGTTTATTACTCGTTCTTGGCTTCGAGATGGCCTCAAGGCACGATGCATAACCAGAGACCTCAAATGGGGAACTCCTGTGCCCTTAGAAGGTTTTGAGGACAAG GTATTTTATGTCTGGTTTGATGCTCCTATTGGCTATCTGTCTATCACAGCCAACTATACAGACCAATGGGAGAGATGGTGGAAGAATCCAGAACAA GTTGACCTTTACCAGTTCATGGCCAAAGACAACGTGCCCTTCCACGGCATAATTTTTCCTTGTTCAGCCCTAGGAGCTGAGGACAACTACACGTTAGTCAAGCATCTCATTGCTACAG AGTACCTGAATTACGAGGATGGGAAGTTCTCTAAGAGCCGGGGGGTAGGAGTGTTTGGAGACATGGCCCAGGATACGGGGATCCCTGCTGACATCTGGCGCTTTTATCTGCTGTACATTCGGCCTGAGGGCCAGGACAGTGCCTTCTCCTGGACAGACATGCTGACTAAAAACAATTCTGAGTTGCTTAACAACCTGGGCAACTTCATCAACAG AGCTGGCATGTTTGTGTCTAAGTTTTTTGGGGGCTGTGTGCCTGACATGGTGTTAACCCAGGATGACAGACGCATGCTGGCCCATATCTCCTGGGAACTCCAGCACTATCACCAGCTGCTGGATAAGGTTCG gatCCGGGACGCCTTACGCCGTATCCTTACCATATCTCGGCATGGCAACCAATATATTCAAGTGAATGAGCCTTGGAAACGGATTAAAGGTGGTGAGGTGGACAG gcAGCGGGCAGGCACAGTGACAGGCGTGGCAGTGAACATAGCTGCCCTGCTCTCTGTCATGCTCCATCCTTACATGCCCACGGTCAGCTCCACCATCCAGACCCAGCTCCAGCTTCCACTTCCAGCCTGCCGCGTCCTCCTCACACACTTCACCTGTACCTTACCAGCAGGTCACCGGATTGGCACA GTCAGTCCTTTGTTTCAAAAACTGGAAAATGACCAGATTGAAAATTTGAGGCAGCGCTTTGGAGGGGGCCAG CTCGAAGAGACCTTGGAGTTAAAG GCTAAAGGACCCCCCAGGCCAGTAGTTGTGGAGCCAGTTACAGCACCGGGGCCACTGCAGACACAGATGCTGATGGATGAGGTGACCAGACAG GGCAACATTGTCCGGGAACTGAAAGCACAAAAGGCAGACAAGAACCAGGTTGCTGCAGAGGTGGCTAAACTCTTGGACCTCAAGAAACAGCTGGCTTTGGCTGAGGGGAAACCCATTGAAACTTCTAAAGgcaagaagaaaaagtga
- the Ddit3 gene encoding DNA damage-inducible transcript 3 protein, producing MAAESLPFTFDTVSSWELEAWYEDLQEVLSSDEIGGTYSSSPGNEEEESKTFTTLDPASLAWLTEEPGPAEVTRISQSPRSPDSSQRSMAQEEEEDQGRSRKRKQSGQGPARPGKQRMKEKEQENEKKVAQLAEENERLKQEIEHLSREVESTRRALIDRMVSLHQA from the exons ATGGCAGCTGAGTCTCTGCCTTTCACCTTTGACACAGTGTCCAGCTGGGAGCTGGAAGCTTGGTATGAGGATCTGCAGGAGGTGCTGTCCTCAGATGAAATTGGGGGAACCTATAGCTCATCCCCTGGAAATGAAGAG GAAGAATCAAAAACTTTCACTACTCTTGACCCGGCATCACTAGCGTGGCTGACTGAGGAGCCAGGGCCAGCAGAGGTCACAAGGATCTCCCAAAGCCCTCGGTCTCCAGATTCCAGTCAAAGGTCGATggctcaggaggaagaggaagatcaAGGAAGAAGCAGAAAGCGGAAACAGAGTGGTCAGGGCCCTGCCAGACCTGGGAAGCAACGCATGAAGGAGAAAGAGCAGGAGAACGAAAAGAAGGTGGCACAGCTCGCAGAGGAGAATGAGCGGCTCAAGCAGGAAATCGAGCACCTGAGCAGGGAGGTGGAAAGCACACGCCGGGCTCTGATCGACCGCATGGTCAGCCTGCACCAAGCATGA